From Triticum aestivum cultivar Chinese Spring chromosome 4A, IWGSC CS RefSeq v2.1, whole genome shotgun sequence, a single genomic window includes:
- the LOC123082485 gene encoding histidine-containing phosphotransfer protein 2 isoform X1, whose amino-acid sequence MAAAALRAQLNAHIAGMYTEGVVDEDTFEELRDEGTAVEVSRLFIYDASEIIDDIDILMEEPEVDFDEVEALTQQLMRCTSSVGAQQVNLACMHFGNFYAIQCKQGCLVSFSLVRNEFYIVRHELEIMMQLEEQITACGPNS is encoded by the exons ATGGCAGCCGCAGCACTGAGGGCGCAGCTCAACGCTCATATCGCCGGCATGTACACCGAG GGTGTCGTGGACGAGGACACGTTCGAGGAGCTGCGGGACGAGGGCACCGCCGTCGAGGTCTCCCGCCTCTTCATCTACGACGCCTCcgagatcatcgatgacatcgacaTCCTGAT GGAGGAGCCCGAAGTGGACTTTGACGAGGTGGAAGCCCTGACGCAGCAGCTCATGCGGTGCACCTCCAG TGTTGGTGCACAGCAAGTGAACCTCGCCTGCATGCACTTCGGCAATTTCTATGCCATACAATGCAAACAAGG GTGTCTTgtgtcattttctcttgttagGAATGAGTTCTATATTGTGCGACATGAGTTGGAGATCATGATGCAG CTCGAAGAGCAGATCACGGCATGTGGTCCTAACTCCTAA
- the LOC123082485 gene encoding histidine-containing phosphotransfer protein 2 isoform X2, translated as MAAAALRAQLNAHIAGMYTEGVVDEDTFEELRDEGTAVEVSRLFIYDASEIIDDIDILMEEPEVDFDEVEALTQQLMRCTSSLSTALMLFFIWMCRHGVRASRHGRTIECWCTASEPRLHALRQFLCHTMQTRVSCVIFSC; from the exons ATGGCAGCCGCAGCACTGAGGGCGCAGCTCAACGCTCATATCGCCGGCATGTACACCGAG GGTGTCGTGGACGAGGACACGTTCGAGGAGCTGCGGGACGAGGGCACCGCCGTCGAGGTCTCCCGCCTCTTCATCTACGACGCCTCcgagatcatcgatgacatcgacaTCCTGAT GGAGGAGCCCGAAGTGGACTTTGACGAGGTGGAAGCCCTGACGCAGCAGCTCATGCGGTGCACCTCCAG TTTGTCCACAGCATTGATGTTGTTTTTTATTTGGATGTGTCGGCACGGGGTGCGTGCCTCACGACACGGCCGCACAATTGAG TGTTGGTGCACAGCAAGTGAACCTCGCCTGCATGCACTTCGGCAATTTCTATGCCATACAATGCAAACAAGG GTGTCTTgtgtcattttctcttgttag